The Xanthomonas sp. DAR 34887 genome has a segment encoding these proteins:
- the ggt gene encoding gamma-glutamyltransferase — protein MSVSKLSVACLALALGLPSLVAAADRVTGQAFATRSEVIAPHAMAATSQPLATQIALDTMKAGGSAVDAAIAANAALGLMEPTGNGVGGDLFAIVWDPKTHKLYGYNGSGRSPKSLTLAEFQRRGLKDIPPTGPLPVSVPGAVDGWFALHERFGRRPMAQNLAPAIRYAREGHPVAETIAYYWDRSVPRLSQYPGFKEQFTIDGHAPRKGELWKNPNLANTLQQIADGGRDAFYKGPIARTIDAYFKANGGFLSYDDLASHHGEWVEPVSSNYRGYDVWELPPNSQGIAALQMLNILEGYDFSKIPFGSAEHIHLFTEAKKLAFADRARFYADPAFQPAPLAKLISKDYAARRRALISMDKALKEVQPGTPKQLEEGDTIYLTVADADGMMVSLIQSNYRGMGSGMAPPGLGFILQDRGEMFVLKKDHPNGYAPGKRPFQTIIPAFVTKDGKPWLSFGVMGGAMQPQGHVQIVMNLIDFHMNLQEAGDAPRIQHEGSTEPTGQATAMSDGGELNLETGFSYDAIRALMRKGHRVIFADGPYGGYQAIARDPASGVYYGASESRKDGQAAGY, from the coding sequence ATGTCCGTTTCGAAGTTGTCCGTTGCCTGCCTGGCGCTCGCGCTGGGCCTGCCATCGCTCGTCGCAGCCGCCGACCGCGTCACCGGCCAGGCGTTCGCCACGCGCTCGGAAGTGATCGCGCCGCACGCGATGGCCGCCACCTCGCAGCCGCTGGCCACGCAGATCGCGCTGGACACGATGAAGGCGGGCGGTTCGGCGGTGGATGCGGCGATCGCCGCCAACGCCGCGCTCGGCCTGATGGAGCCGACCGGCAACGGCGTCGGCGGCGACCTGTTCGCGATCGTGTGGGATCCGAAGACGCACAAGCTGTACGGTTACAACGGTTCGGGCCGTTCGCCCAAGTCGCTGACCCTGGCCGAGTTCCAGCGCCGCGGCTTGAAGGACATTCCGCCGACCGGGCCGCTGCCGGTGTCGGTGCCGGGCGCCGTGGACGGCTGGTTCGCGCTGCACGAACGCTTCGGGCGCAGACCGATGGCGCAGAACCTGGCGCCGGCGATCCGCTACGCGCGCGAAGGCCATCCGGTGGCCGAGACCATCGCCTATTACTGGGACCGCTCGGTGCCGCGACTGTCGCAGTACCCCGGCTTCAAGGAGCAGTTCACCATCGACGGCCATGCGCCGCGCAAGGGCGAACTGTGGAAGAACCCGAACCTGGCCAATACGCTGCAGCAAATTGCCGACGGCGGCCGCGACGCGTTCTACAAGGGGCCGATCGCGCGCACCATCGACGCCTATTTCAAGGCCAATGGCGGCTTCCTCAGCTACGACGACCTGGCCAGCCACCATGGCGAATGGGTCGAGCCGGTCAGCAGCAACTACCGCGGCTACGACGTGTGGGAATTGCCGCCCAACAGCCAGGGCATCGCCGCGCTGCAGATGCTCAACATCCTGGAGGGCTACGACTTCTCCAAGATCCCGTTCGGCTCGGCCGAGCACATCCATCTGTTCACCGAGGCCAAGAAACTGGCCTTCGCCGACCGCGCGCGCTTCTACGCCGATCCGGCGTTCCAGCCGGCGCCGCTGGCCAAGCTGATCTCCAAGGACTATGCCGCGCGGCGGCGCGCGCTGATCTCGATGGACAAGGCGCTGAAGGAAGTGCAGCCGGGCACGCCGAAACAGCTGGAGGAAGGCGACACCATCTACCTCACCGTGGCCGATGCCGACGGCATGATGGTGTCGCTGATCCAGTCAAACTACCGCGGCATGGGCAGCGGCATGGCGCCACCGGGGTTGGGTTTCATCCTGCAGGACCGCGGCGAGATGTTCGTGCTGAAGAAGGATCATCCCAACGGCTACGCGCCGGGCAAGCGCCCGTTCCAGACCATCATCCCGGCGTTCGTGACCAAGGACGGCAAGCCGTGGCTGAGCTTCGGCGTGATGGGCGGGGCGATGCAGCCGCAGGGCCACGTGCAGATCGTGATGAACCTGATCGATTTCCACATGAACCTGCAGGAAGCCGGCGACGCGCCGCGGATCCAGCACGAAGGCTCCACCGAACCGACCGGGCAGGCCACGGCGATGAGCGATGGCGGCGAGCTGAATCTGGAAACCGGGTTTTCCTACGATGCGATCCGCGCGCTGATGCGCAAGGGCCACCGCGTGATCTTCGCCGACGGCCCGTATGGCGGCTACCAGGCGATCGCCCGCGACCCAGCCAGTGGCGTGTACTACGGCGCCTCGGAAAGCCGCAAGGACGGGCAGGCCGCCGGCTACTGA